The Thermotoga caldifontis AZM44c09 genomic interval TCGCCATCGTGACGGGGTCTTCGAGGGGTCTGGGCCAGGCGATGGCGATCGCGCTGGCAGAAGCGGGTGCGGACATCGTCGGGGTGAGTAGATCGAAAGAGCAGCAAGAAGAAACGAAGAAGGCCGTTGAATCTCTGAACAGGAAATATTTGGCCATCGAGCTGGATCTGAACCAGACTGAAAGGGTCACAGAGATCGTCGATATGGCTGTCGCTGAGTTCGGCACGGTCGACATACTGGTCAACAACGCCGGGATAATAAGACGCGCCCCAATCCTCGAGTACAGCGAGAAAGACTGGGACGAAGTGATGAACGTGAATCTGAAATCTGTCTTTCTTCTGTCACAGAGGTTCGCAAGGTATCTGATCGAGCACGAAAAGAGAGGAAAGATCATCAACGTGGCGTCTTTGCTCTCGTTTCAGGGTGGTATCTACACCGCAGCGTACACAGCTTCAAAACACGGTGTGCTCGGATTGACGAGAGTTTTTGCGAACGAACTGGCAAGGTACGGTATCAACGTGAACGCGATCGCGCCAGGCTACATGGTCACCGACAACACCGAAGCACTCAGAAAAGACGAAAAGAGGTACAACGAGATACTCTCCAGAATCCCCATGGGCAGGTGGGGATTGCCGGAAGATCTCAAGGGCGCGGTGGTGTTCTTGGCAAGCTCCGCTTCTGATTACGTAACGGGGTCTGTAATCTTCGTGGATGGAGGGTGGATGAGCAGATGAACGTGTTCGCACATCTCGATCAGGTAACTCCGAAGAAGGTCAAGGAAGGCATCGAGATGAGGGTGCTCGTGTGGGCTGGGAAGATGATGATGACGCACGTCACCTTCAAAAAGGGTAGCGTTGGAGACCTTCACAGTCATCCTCACGAGCAGATCAGCTACGTTGTGGAGGGAGAACTCATCTACAGAGTCGGAGAAGAGAAGTACCACATGAAGGCAGGTTCGGCCATCTACGTTCCGAGCAACGTGAAACACCAAGTCGAGGCCCTTACGGACGCGGTCCTTCTGGACATCTTCACGCCCATAAGGGAGGATTATCTACCCCAATCTGTGTGAGGAGGTGTTTGTATGAAGAGGTTGCTCGTGGTCTTACTGGTTTCGGCGATGTTCGCTGTGGGTCTGGCCGCACCGATCGTGCTCAAATCGGCGGACGTGCACCCTGATGGTTATCCAACGGTAGAGGCTGTCAAGATGATGGGCAGAATCATCGAGATCATGACCAACGGAAAGTACAGGATCGAAGTCTACACCGGCGGACAGCTCGGAGATGAGAAAGAAACGATCGAGCAGACGATCATGAACGCGATCCAGATGACACGCGTCTCCGTTGCCCCATTGCAGACGTTCTACGATCCCATTGGAGTCTTCGCGATGCCTTATCTGTTCAGAGACGAGGAACACTACTGGAAGGTTCTCGAAGGACCGATCGGTGAGGAACTGTTGAAAGGCGTTGAAAAGATCGGTCTCGTAGGCCTGTGCTACTACGATGCCGGTGCGAGGAGCTTTTACACAAGAAAGCCCGTGCAGAAACCAGAGGATCTGAAGGGAATGAAGATCAGGGTCCAGATGAACGAAGTCATGGTCGCGTTGATGCAAGCACTCGGTGCGACGGGTGTGCCCATGGCGTACGCCGAAGTCTACACGGCGCTGCAGACGGGTGTCGTGGACGGAGCTGAGAACAACCCGCCATCTTACTACACCGCTCGACACTTTGAAGTCGCACCCTATTACTGTCTCGATGAGCACACAAGAATTCCCGAAATCCTGCTGATCTCTAAAGCCTTCTGGGACAAGCTTACTCCAGAAGAAAAACTCATCTTCAAGACGGCTGCGATAGCTTCGGTGCAGTACGAAAAGTATTTGTGGAAGAAGATGGAAGAAGAGGCACTCGAAGCTGTACAGAAAGGTGGAGCCAAGATCTTCAAACCGGACATCAGCGCCTTCCAGAAACTCGCTCAGGCCGTTTACGACAAATTCCCACAGTACAAAG includes:
- the kduD gene encoding 2-dehydro-3-deoxy-D-gluconate 5-dehydrogenase KduD is translated as MNVLESFSLKGKVAIVTGSSRGLGQAMAIALAEAGADIVGVSRSKEQQEETKKAVESLNRKYLAIELDLNQTERVTEIVDMAVAEFGTVDILVNNAGIIRRAPILEYSEKDWDEVMNVNLKSVFLLSQRFARYLIEHEKRGKIINVASLLSFQGGIYTAAYTASKHGVLGLTRVFANELARYGINVNAIAPGYMVTDNTEALRKDEKRYNEILSRIPMGRWGLPEDLKGAVVFLASSASDYVTGSVIFVDGGWMSR
- a CDS encoding cupin domain-containing protein, with translation MNVFAHLDQVTPKKVKEGIEMRVLVWAGKMMMTHVTFKKGSVGDLHSHPHEQISYVVEGELIYRVGEEKYHMKAGSAIYVPSNVKHQVEALTDAVLLDIFTPIREDYLPQSV
- a CDS encoding TRAP transporter substrate-binding protein; translation: MKRLLVVLLVSAMFAVGLAAPIVLKSADVHPDGYPTVEAVKMMGRIIEIMTNGKYRIEVYTGGQLGDEKETIEQTIMNAIQMTRVSVAPLQTFYDPIGVFAMPYLFRDEEHYWKVLEGPIGEELLKGVEKIGLVGLCYYDAGARSFYTRKPVQKPEDLKGMKIRVQMNEVMVALMQALGATGVPMAYAEVYTALQTGVVDGAENNPPSYYTARHFEVAPYYCLDEHTRIPEILLISKAFWDKLTPEEKLIFKTAAIASVQYEKYLWKKMEEEALEAVQKGGAKIFKPDISAFQKLAQAVYDKFPQYKDLIKRIQEVK